One Entomomonas asaccharolytica DNA segment encodes these proteins:
- the ybeY gene encoding rRNA maturation RNase YbeY — MSIELDLQLASEEPYIPDASLFLKWCEAAITPYQEHAELTIRIVDEAEGQALNATYRCKDYATNVLSFPSELPEGILDIPLLGDLIICAPVVTKEAEQQQKSLEAHWAHLVTHGCLHLLGFDHEEQQAATEMETLEQQLLMKQGYPDPYQEVN; from the coding sequence ATGAGCATTGAGTTAGACTTGCAGCTAGCCAGTGAAGAGCCTTATATACCTGATGCTAGTCTGTTTCTAAAATGGTGTGAAGCAGCTATTACACCCTATCAAGAACATGCGGAACTTACTATTCGTATTGTTGATGAGGCAGAAGGGCAAGCGCTTAATGCTACTTATCGTTGTAAAGATTATGCAACCAATGTTTTATCGTTTCCCAGTGAGTTACCTGAGGGAATACTTGATATTCCTTTATTAGGGGATTTAATTATCTGCGCACCCGTGGTAACGAAAGAAGCTGAGCAACAGCAAAAAAGTTTAGAAGCACATTGGGCACACCTTGTTACTCATGGTTGTTTACACCTATTAGGTTTTGATCATGAAGAGCAACAAGCTGCTACAGAAATGGAAACATTAGAACAACAATTACTAATGAAACAGGGATATCCTGACCCTTATCAGGAAGTTAACTAA
- the miaB gene encoding tRNA (N6-isopentenyl adenosine(37)-C2)-methylthiotransferase MiaB, with product MTKKLFIETHGCQMNEYDSARMADLLGENQGVELTDNPEEADILLLNTCSIREKAQEKVFSNLGRWRELKKRNPNIVIGVGGCVASQEGAAIRDRAPYVDVVFGPQTLHRLPEMIDAAKTTQKPQVDISFPEIEKFDRLPEPRVDGPTAMVSIMEGCSKYCAFCVVPYTRGEEVSRPVEDVIAEIIHLAENGVKEVILLGQNVNGYRGSNTEGGITDFADLLRIVAEIEGIDRIRYTTSHPLEFSDALIQAHADLAKLVKFVHLPVQAGSDRILAAMKRNHTALEYKSRIRKLKAAVPDICISSDFIVGFPGETEQDFEQTMKLIADVGFDFSYSFVYSARPGTPAADLPDDTPEEVKKQRLQILQARLNQQGFEISRRMVGTTQTILVTDFSKKDPGMLQGRTENNRIVNFRSDNPLLIGQFVKVTIEEALPHSLRGVLIND from the coding sequence ATGACCAAGAAGCTTTTTATTGAAACACACGGCTGTCAAATGAATGAGTATGATAGTGCTCGTATGGCAGATCTATTGGGAGAAAATCAGGGTGTTGAGTTAACTGATAATCCTGAAGAGGCGGATATTTTATTATTAAATACCTGCTCTATTCGTGAAAAAGCACAAGAAAAAGTATTCTCAAATCTTGGTCGGTGGCGTGAGCTGAAAAAACGTAACCCTAATATTGTAATTGGGGTAGGTGGTTGTGTGGCTAGCCAAGAGGGGGCAGCTATTCGTGATCGTGCGCCTTATGTGGATGTAGTATTTGGCCCACAAACCTTGCATCGTTTACCAGAAATGATTGACGCAGCTAAGACTACTCAAAAGCCTCAAGTAGATATATCTTTCCCTGAAATAGAAAAGTTTGACCGCTTGCCTGAACCTCGCGTGGATGGGCCAACGGCAATGGTTTCTATTATGGAAGGTTGTAGCAAATACTGTGCTTTCTGCGTAGTGCCTTATACTCGAGGTGAAGAAGTTAGTCGTCCAGTGGAAGATGTCATTGCTGAGATTATCCATCTGGCTGAAAATGGTGTTAAAGAGGTTATTTTATTAGGGCAAAATGTTAACGGTTATCGTGGCAGTAATACTGAAGGTGGCATTACTGATTTTGCCGATTTATTACGAATAGTGGCTGAAATTGAAGGTATTGATCGTATTCGTTATACCACATCACATCCTCTGGAGTTTTCTGATGCACTTATTCAAGCTCATGCGGATTTAGCAAAATTAGTTAAGTTTGTACATTTACCTGTACAGGCTGGCTCGGACCGTATTTTAGCTGCGATGAAACGTAATCATACAGCTCTTGAGTATAAGTCACGTATTCGCAAATTAAAGGCGGCAGTACCAGATATTTGTATTAGTTCTGATTTTATCGTAGGTTTTCCAGGAGAAACAGAGCAAGACTTTGAACAAACTATGAAGTTGATAGCAGATGTTGGTTTTGATTTCTCTTATTCTTTTGTTTATAGCGCGCGCCCTGGAACCCCTGCTGCAGATCTACCTGACGATACACCAGAAGAAGTAAAAAAACAGCGCTTACAAATATTACAAGCACGTTTGAATCAGCAGGGCTTTGAAATTAGTCGCCGTATGGTAGGCACTACTCAAACAATTTTAGTTACAGACTTCTCCAAGAAAGATCCAGGCATGTTGCAAGGCCGTACCGAAAATAACCGTATAGTTAATTTCCGAAGTGATAACCCGCTACTAATTGGTCAATTTGTGAAGGTAACAATTGAAGAGGCATTACCTCATTCATTAAGAGGAGTGCTTATTAATGATTAA
- a CDS encoding DUF1820 family protein → MSKNEEPIYRVIFLNQGQVYEMYAKQIYQSDLWGFLEIEEFIFGERTQMVVDPSEERLKSQFEGVNRSFIPMHSVIRIDEVERLGIAKITEAKGTGNIMPFPMPPLPTK, encoded by the coding sequence ATGAGCAAAAATGAAGAGCCTATTTATCGAGTGATTTTCTTAAACCAAGGTCAGGTTTACGAAATGTATGCCAAACAAATTTATCAAAGTGATTTGTGGGGTTTTCTTGAGATAGAAGAATTTATTTTTGGTGAACGCACCCAAATGGTAGTTGATCCTAGTGAGGAAAGACTAAAATCCCAATTTGAGGGTGTTAATCGAAGCTTTATACCAATGCACAGTGTCATCCGTATTGATGAAGTTGAACGTTTAGGAATTGCTAAAATCACTGAAGCAAAAGGTACTGGCAATATTATGCCATTTCCTATGCCCCCTCTGCCTACCAAATAA
- the trxA gene encoding thioredoxin TrxA, with protein sequence MTDIIHVTDNDFAENVLKSDLPVLVDYWAEWCGPCKMIAPVLDVLADEYDGKLQICKLDISNNPETPQTYGVRNIPTLMIFKNGEAIATKVGAVSKSQLAAFIDATLS encoded by the coding sequence ATGACTGACATTATTCATGTCACTGATAATGATTTTGCAGAAAATGTATTAAAGTCTGATCTACCAGTGTTGGTTGACTATTGGGCTGAATGGTGTGGCCCATGTAAAATGATAGCACCTGTTTTAGATGTGTTAGCGGATGAATACGATGGCAAGTTACAAATCTGCAAATTGGATATTAGCAACAACCCAGAAACTCCACAAACCTATGGTGTACGTAATATTCCTACGTTAATGATTTTTAAAAATGGTGAAGCTATTGCAACCAAAGTGGGTGCAGTAAGTAAATCGCAATTAGCTGCATTTATCGATGCAACCCTTTCTTAA
- a CDS encoding PhoH family protein, with translation MSALPSTRQFTLEPFDTRRFANLSGQFDEHFRQIEQRLGIEIRNRGNQFELIGNEEPALAAENLIRRLYREAKSMPLSPEVIHLFLQESGLEEMVAPNNNQPQITLKTLKGTIRPRGANQQGYVKAILENDINFGIGPAGTGKTYLAVACAVDALQREQVRRILLVRPAVEAGEKLGFLPGDLSQKIDPYLRPLYDALYEMLGFEHVAKLIERQVIEVAPLAYMRGRTLNNSFIILDESQNTTIEQMKMFLTRIGFGSTAVITGDTTQIDLPKGTRSGLMHVIDVLLDVPGISFTHFKAKDVVRHPLVQRIVEAYDRYDKSLGQQEKNEH, from the coding sequence TTGAGCGCTTTACCTAGCACTAGACAATTTACATTAGAGCCATTCGATACGAGACGTTTTGCCAACTTAAGTGGTCAATTTGATGAACATTTTCGGCAAATTGAGCAACGTTTGGGCATTGAAATCCGTAATCGTGGTAATCAGTTTGAGTTAATAGGTAATGAGGAACCAGCCTTAGCAGCTGAGAATCTGATTCGTCGATTATACCGTGAAGCGAAAAGTATGCCCTTATCACCAGAGGTGATACATTTATTCCTACAAGAATCTGGCTTGGAAGAAATGGTGGCGCCTAATAATAATCAACCACAAATCACCTTAAAAACCTTAAAGGGAACTATTCGGCCACGTGGTGCGAATCAGCAAGGTTATGTTAAAGCTATCTTAGAAAATGATATTAATTTTGGTATTGGCCCTGCGGGTACAGGTAAAACTTATTTAGCAGTTGCTTGTGCAGTGGACGCATTACAGCGGGAACAAGTACGTCGTATTTTATTAGTGCGTCCAGCGGTTGAAGCTGGTGAAAAACTAGGTTTTTTACCAGGTGATCTATCACAAAAAATTGATCCTTATTTACGTCCGCTTTATGATGCGCTGTATGAAATGCTAGGCTTTGAACATGTAGCTAAATTAATTGAGCGACAAGTTATTGAAGTAGCTCCTTTAGCTTATATGCGTGGTCGTACCTTAAATAATAGCTTTATTATTTTAGATGAAAGCCAAAATACCACTATTGAGCAAATGAAAATGTTCTTAACCCGTATTGGTTTTGGTTCTACTGCTGTTATTACGGGCGATACCACCCAAATTGATTTACCTAAAGGCACACGTTCAGGGTTAATGCATGTGATTGATGTTTTGCTTGATGTACCTGGCATTAGCTTTACTCACTTTAAAGCAAAAGATGTGGTAAGACACCCCTTAGTACAACGTATTGTAGAAGCTTATGATCGTTATGATAAAAGTTTAGGACAACAAGAAAAAAATGAGCATTGA